In Drosophila santomea strain STO CAGO 1482 chromosome 3L, Prin_Dsan_1.1, whole genome shotgun sequence, a single window of DNA contains:
- the LOC120448547 gene encoding guanine nucleotide-binding protein subunit beta-2 has translation MPKIDPETQKLYDEINGMIQKFKDDQKSKADCTLADKCGDMGDVPKIRFSSKKILKGHINKVNSVHFAGDSRHCVTGSLDGKLIIWDTWTANKVQIIPLRSAWVMTVAFSPSGNFVACGGMDNQCTVYDVNNRDASGVAKMVKELMGYEGFLSSCRFLDDGHLITGSGDMKICHWDLEKGVKTMDFNGHAGDIAGLSLSPDMKTYITGSVDKTAKLWDVREEGHKQMFFGHDMDVSSVCYHPSGFGFASCSEDQTARMYDLRADQQIAQYEPPQKNTGFTSCALSTSGRYLMCGGIEGNVHSWDTIKQRHTGTLSGHENRITCISLCPNGMCLSSTSWDQQVRLWL, from the exons ATGCCGAAAATTGATCCAGAAACGCAAAAACTGTATGACGAAATCAATGGCATGATACAGAAGTTTAAg GATGACCAAAAAAGCAAGGCTGACTGCACTTTGGCCGATAAATGCGGCGACATGGGCGATGTGCCCAAGATTCGATTCTCATCCAAGAAGATTCTCAAGGGCCACATCAACAAGGTGAATTCGGTGCACTTTGCCGGGGACTCGCGGCACTGCGTCACTGGATCTCTGGATGGCAAGCTGATCATCTGGGACACCTGGACCGCCAACAAGGTGCAGATCATCCCCTTGAGATCCGCCTGGGTGATGACGGTGGCCTTCTCGCCGTCGGGCAACTTTGTGGCCTGCGGAGGAATGGACAACCAGTGCACCGTCTACGATGTGAACAATCGGGATGCCTCCGGAGTGGCCAAGATGGTCAAGGAGCTGATGGGCTACGAGGGATTCCTCAGCTCCTGTCGCTTCCTAGACGACGGCCATCTGATCACCGGCTCGGGAGATATGAAAAT TTGCCATTGGGATCTGGAGAAGGGCGTCAAGACAATGGATTTCAATGGACACGCTGGCGATATTGCCGGCTTATCGCTTTCGCCCGATATGAAGACCTATATCACTGGCTCCGTGGACAAAACTGCCAAGTTGTGGGATGTGCGCGAAGAGGGCCACAAGCAGATGTTCTTCGGCCACGACATGGACGTGTCATCCGTCTGC TACCATCCCAGTGGCTTCGGGTTCGCCTCCTGCTCGGAGGACCAGACGGCGCGCATGTACGACCTGCGGGCGGACCAGCAAATCGCCCAGTATGAGCCGCCCCAGAAGAACACTGGCTTCACGTCATGCG CTCTATCGACCAGCGGGCGCTACCTCATGTGCGGCGGCATTGAGGGCAACGTGCACTCGTGGGACACGATAAAGCAGCGCCACACGG GCACACTGTCTGGTCACGAGAACCGCATCACTTGCATCAGCCTGTGCCCCAATGGCATGTGCCTGTCGTCCACCAGTTGGGATCAGCAAGTGCGTCTGTGGCTCTAA
- the LOC120448546 gene encoding chitin deacetylase 1 isoform X1 — protein MARWWPILSVVCLCLAVAHGQDKLEGVDVEEVCADRPADEYFRLETDGDCREVYRCTKSGLKEIQCPSGLAFDVIKQTCDWKAKVTNCDEKEKPRKAKPILKTDEPICPEGKLSCGDGECLDKELFCNGKSDCKDESDENACSVDEDPNRAPECDPTQCALPDCFCSADGTRIPGGIEPQQVPQMITITFNGAVNVDNIDLYEDIFNGQRQNPNGCSIKGTFFVSHKYTNYSAVQDLHRRGHEISVFSLTHKDDPNYWTGGSYDDWLAEMAGSRLIVERFANITDGSIIGMRAPYLRVGGNKQFEMMADQFFVYDASITASLGRVPIWPYTLYFRMPHKCNGNAHNCPSRSHPVWEMVMNELDRRDDPTFDESLPGCHMVDSCSNVASGDQFARLLRHNFNRHYNSNRAPLGLHFHASWLKSKKEYRDELIKFIEEMLGRNDVFFVTNLQVIQWMQNPTELNSLRDFQEWKEKCDVKGQPYCSLPNACPLTTRELPGETLRLFTCMECPNNYPWILDPTGDGFSV, from the exons ATGGCGCGTTGGTGGCCAATTTTGAGCGTTGTGTGCCTCTGCCTGGCTGTTG CACATGGCCAGGACAAGCTGGAGGGCGTTGATGTGGAGGAGGTGTGCGCCGACCGTCCCGCGGATGAGTACTTCCGCCTGGAGACTGACGGCGACTGCCGCGAGGTGTACAG ATGTACCAAGTCGGGTTTGAAAGAAATTCAGTGTCCTTCGGGTCTGGCCTTCGACGTGATCAAGCAGACCTGCGACTGGAAGGCCAAGGTGACCAATTGCGACGAGAAAGAGA AGCCCCGCAAGGCCAAGCCCATCCTGAAGACGGACGAGCCCATCTGTCCCGAGGGAAAGCTGTCCTGCGGCGACGGCGAGTGCCTGGACAAGGAGCTCTTCTGCAACGGCAAGTCCGACTGCAAGGACGAGTCCGATGAGAACGCCTGCT CTGTCGATGAGGATCCCAACCGCGCCCCCGAATGCGATCCGACGCAGTGCGCCCTGCCCGACTGCTTCTGCTCGGCGGACGGAACCCGCATCCCCGGCGGCATTGAGCCTCAGCAGGTGCCCCAGATGATTACGATCACCTTCAACGGCGCCGTCAACGTGGACAACATCGACCTGTACGAGGACATCTTCAACGGACAGCGCCAGAACCCCAACGGTTGCTCCATCAAGGGCACCTTCTTCGTGTCCCACAAGTACACCAACTACTCGGCGGTGCAGGACCTTCACCGTCGCGGTCACGAGATCTCCGTGTTCTCGCTGACGCACAAGGATGATCCCAACTACTGGACCGGCGGCAGCTACGACGACTGGCTGGCCGAGATGGCCGGCTCCCGACTGATCGTGGAGCGCTTCGCCAACATCACCGACGGCTCCATCATCGGCATGCGGGCTCCCTACCTCCGCGTGGGCGGCAACAAGCAGTTCGAGATGATGGCCGACCAGTTCTTCGTGTACGACGCCTCCATCACCGCCTCCCTGGGCCGCGTGCCCATCTGGCCATACACCCTGTACTTCCGCATGCCACACAAGTGCAACGGCAACGCCCACAACTGCCCATCGAGGAGCCACCCCGTGTGGGAGATGGTCATGAACGAGCTGGACCGGCGCGACGACCCCACCTTCGACGAGTCCCTGCCCGGTTGCCACATGGTGGACTCCTGCTCCAACGTGGCCAGCGGCGACCAGTTCGCCCGCCTGCTGCGCCACAACTTCAACCGCCACTACAATAGCAACCGCGCTCCACTTGGACTCCACTTCCACGCCTCGTGGCTGAAGTCGAAGAAGGAGTACCGCGACGAGCTCATCAAGTTCATCGAGGAGATGCTCGGCCGCAACGACGTGTTCTTCGTGACCAACCTACAGGTGATCCAGTGGATGCAGAACCCCACCGAGCTGAACTCGCTGCGCGACTTCCAGGAGTGGAAGGAGAAGTGCGACGTCAAGGGTCAGCCCTACTGCTCCCTGCCCAACGCGTGTCCCCTGACAACCAGGGAGCTGCCCGGCGAGACGCTGCGCCTCTTCACGTGCATGGAGTGCCCCAACAACTACCCCTGGATCCTGGATCCCACCGGCGATGGCTTCTCCGTTTAA
- the LOC120448546 gene encoding chitin deacetylase 1 isoform X3 → MITITFNGAVNVDNIDLYEDIFNGQRQNPNGCSIKGTFFVSHKYTNYSAVQDLHRRGHEISVFSLTHKDDPNYWTGGSYDDWLAEMAGSRLIVERFANITDGSIIGMRAPYLRVGGNKQFEMMADQFFVYDASITASLGRVPIWPYTLYFRMPHKCNGNAHNCPSRSHPVWEMVMNELDRRDDPTFDESLPGCHMVDSCSNVASGDQFARLLRHNFNRHYNSNRAPLGLHFHASWLKSKKEYRDELIKFIEEMLGRNDVFFVTNLQVIQWMQNPTELNSLRDFQEWKEKCDVKGQPYCSLPNACPLTTRELPGETLRLFTCMECPNNYPWILDPTGDGFSV, encoded by the coding sequence ATGATTACGATCACCTTCAACGGCGCCGTCAACGTGGACAACATCGACCTGTACGAGGACATCTTCAACGGACAGCGCCAGAACCCCAACGGTTGCTCCATCAAGGGCACCTTCTTCGTGTCCCACAAGTACACCAACTACTCGGCGGTGCAGGACCTTCACCGTCGCGGTCACGAGATCTCCGTGTTCTCGCTGACGCACAAGGATGATCCCAACTACTGGACCGGCGGCAGCTACGACGACTGGCTGGCCGAGATGGCCGGCTCCCGACTGATCGTGGAGCGCTTCGCCAACATCACCGACGGCTCCATCATCGGCATGCGGGCTCCCTACCTCCGCGTGGGCGGCAACAAGCAGTTCGAGATGATGGCCGACCAGTTCTTCGTGTACGACGCCTCCATCACCGCCTCCCTGGGCCGCGTGCCCATCTGGCCATACACCCTGTACTTCCGCATGCCACACAAGTGCAACGGCAACGCCCACAACTGCCCATCGAGGAGCCACCCCGTGTGGGAGATGGTCATGAACGAGCTGGACCGGCGCGACGACCCCACCTTCGACGAGTCCCTGCCCGGTTGCCACATGGTGGACTCCTGCTCCAACGTGGCCAGCGGCGACCAGTTCGCCCGCCTGCTGCGCCACAACTTCAACCGCCACTACAATAGCAACCGCGCTCCACTTGGACTCCACTTCCACGCCTCGTGGCTGAAGTCGAAGAAGGAGTACCGCGACGAGCTCATCAAGTTCATCGAGGAGATGCTCGGCCGCAACGACGTGTTCTTCGTGACCAACCTACAGGTGATCCAGTGGATGCAGAACCCCACCGAGCTGAACTCGCTGCGCGACTTCCAGGAGTGGAAGGAGAAGTGCGACGTCAAGGGTCAGCCCTACTGCTCCCTGCCCAACGCGTGTCCCCTGACAACCAGGGAGCTGCCCGGCGAGACGCTGCGCCTCTTCACGTGCATGGAGTGCCCCAACAACTACCCCTGGATCCTGGATCCCACCGGCGATGGCTTCTCCGTTTAA
- the LOC120449150 gene encoding putative mediator of RNA polymerase II transcription subunit 26 yields the protein METLPCANQLQEHQQPQQQHVNLTIDPSLGENVVSIPKELILISLVSQEQSLYNPKHPNYRSTKTKDEKWLEIGSNVGWSDVQCKSKWKAMRDQYCRELKRAKACAKAVKWKYFKELDFLRPYALARNYRGRSGQTTNGVVGTVAPLTLPMTTSFSSNSSSQNLNLSGSIKIEDASASTLLDSCSFSSASSADKKPAATFLASHIGAVLQQQQHQQQQQEMHSQPESNWNYLTDAGGGATPSIIVQCGTANTTTVVDTLYNEIVDCVNAANQSSSAATITSTVSTTSAAHNQSANAEEEDDDPIHTFLNMESYFEKELIALIQQEDMIYNYGNENYRNAKLKMEVWEEIARKLKKSVKQCRLKWKALRDQYAREHKRLRTLMHIDATSRWKHYDSLSFLQKYIQQKTLESDSQLSMLLPKNDPVRELEEQMAHSHSPPTQQSTIESSSSSSQLNMPTLPHLTGPHKAEQQQQQQEEQHQQQQQQQASDLCVATYDDMDIENYINGDVHHDDDVEDDEDEEMETTAEQAPQQQDQHVMTYDHEDGPVYMAVPSVGSTMSKQEQLSDGATSLENQQLQSTGEYQKMEIQTPTTPRYQNAATTPSSTSTSRYHSAPITPSKPSHMEFPSSNGHNCAEDDEIGAFFKAVSMKIRNAQLEPVAFTELQIEILRVINEALRNH from the exons ATGGAGACGCTGCCATGTGCCAACCAGCTGCAGGAGcaccagcagccgcagcagcagcacgtgAATCTCACAATAGACCCGAGTCTGGGTGAGAATGTGGTCAGCATTCCCAAGGAGCTGATCCTCATCTCGCTGGTGTCCCAGGAGCAGTCGCTCTACAATCCCAAGCACCCCAACTACCGCAGCACCAAGACCAAGGACGAGAAATGGCTGGAGATTGGGAGCAATGTGGGTTGGTCAG ACGTCCAGTGCAAGTCCAAGTGGAAGGCCATGCGGGATCAGTACTGCCGGGAATTGAAGCGCGCCAAGGCCTGCGCCAAGGCAGTAAAGTGGAAGTACTTCAAGGAGCTGGACTTCCTGCGTCCATATGCGCTGGCAAGAAA TTACAGAGGGAGATCTGGTCAGACTACCAATGGCGTCGTGGGCACTGTGGCCCCCTTAACGTTGCCCATGACTACTTCCTttagcagcaacagcagcagccagaaCCTCAACCTCTCCGGCAGCATTAAAATTGAGGATGCCAGTGCATCTACGCTGCTCGACAGCTGCAGTTTCAGCTCAGCTAGTTCAGCCGATAAGAAGCCGGCGGCCACTTTCTTGGCCAGCCATATTGGAGCCgtgttgcagcagcaacagcatcagcagcagcaacaagagaTGCACTCGCAGCCGGAATCCAACTGGAACTACCTGACAGATGCGGGAGGAGGAGCTACTCCATCAATCATAGTGCAGTGTGGAACCGCCAACACAACCACGGTGGTGGACACTCTTTACAACGAAATAGTGGACTGCGTCAATGCCGCCAATCAGTCGAGCTCAGCGGCAACAATAACTTCCACTGTATCCACCACTTCAGCAGCGCACAATCAATCGGCGAACGCCGAGGAAGAGGACGACGACCCCATACACACATTTCTCAACATGGAGAGCTACTTCGAAAAAGAACTGATCGCGCTGATCCAGCAGGAGGACATGATCTACAACTACGGCAACGAAAACTATCGCAATGCCAAGCTCAAGATGGAGGTGTGGGAGGAAATCGCCAGAAAACTGAAGAAGTCGG TGAAACAGTGCCGACTGAAGTGGAAGGCTTTAAGGGACCAATACGCACGCGAGCACAAGCGATTGAGGACACTGATGCACATAGATGCCACATCGCGGTGGAAGCACTATGACTCGCTCAGTTTTCTTCAGAAGTACATACAACAAAAGACGCT GGAAAGCGATTCGCAACTCAGTATGCTGCTACCCAAAAATGACCCGGTGAGAGAACTGGAGGAGCAGATGGCCCACTCCCACTCACCGCCCACGCAGCAGAGCACCATAGAATCGTCTTCGTCGAGTTCCCAGCTTAACATGCCCACCCTTCCTCATTTGACGGGACCACACAAGGCtgagcaacaacagcaacagcaggaagagcagcaccagcagcaacaacagcaacaggccAGTGATCTGTGTGTTGCCACCTACGATGACATGGACATCGAGAATTACATCAACGGGGATGTACATCATGACGATGATGTGGAAgacgatgaggatgaggagaTGGAAACGACGGCAGAACAAGCTCCTCAGCAGCAAGATCAGCATGTAATGACCTACGATCACGAAGATGGACCCGTTTACATGGCTGTTCCGAGCGTTGGCAGTACCATGTCCAAGCAAGAGCAGCTCAGCGACGGGGCCACCAGCCTGGAAAATCAGCAGCTTCAATCAACTGGAGAGTATCAAAAGATGGAGATACAAACTCCAACCACTCCTAGGTACCAGAATGCTGCCACGACACCCAGCTCCACTTCAACCTCTCGCTATCACTCGGCGCCCATTACGCCCAGCAAGCCCAGCCATATGGAGTTTCCCTCCAGCAATGGCCACAACTGCGCGGAGGACGATGAGATAGGCGCGTTCTTTAAGGCAGTGTCCATGAAGATACGCAATGCTCAGCTTGAACCGGTGGCTTTTACGGAactgcaaattgaaattctgCGTGTCATCAACGAGGCATTGAGGAATCACTAG
- the LOC120448546 gene encoding chitin deacetylase 1 isoform X2, which yields MARWWPILSVVCLCLAVAHGQDKLEGVDVEEVCADRPADEYFRLETDGDCREVYRCDSAGEDGTWRLAPIRCAGGLAFDVLRQLCDWKSNVKSCDVLEKPRKAKPILKTDEPICPEGKLSCGDGECLDKELFCNGKSDCKDESDENACSVDEDPNRAPECDPTQCALPDCFCSADGTRIPGGIEPQQVPQMITITFNGAVNVDNIDLYEDIFNGQRQNPNGCSIKGTFFVSHKYTNYSAVQDLHRRGHEISVFSLTHKDDPNYWTGGSYDDWLAEMAGSRLIVERFANITDGSIIGMRAPYLRVGGNKQFEMMADQFFVYDASITASLGRVPIWPYTLYFRMPHKCNGNAHNCPSRSHPVWEMVMNELDRRDDPTFDESLPGCHMVDSCSNVASGDQFARLLRHNFNRHYNSNRAPLGLHFHASWLKSKKEYRDELIKFIEEMLGRNDVFFVTNLQVIQWMQNPTELNSLRDFQEWKEKCDVKGQPYCSLPNACPLTTRELPGETLRLFTCMECPNNYPWILDPTGDGFSV from the exons ATGGCGCGTTGGTGGCCAATTTTGAGCGTTGTGTGCCTCTGCCTGGCTGTTG CACATGGCCAGGACAAGCTGGAGGGCGTTGATGTGGAGGAGGTGTGCGCCGACCGTCCCGCGGATGAGTACTTCCGCCTGGAGACTGACGGCGACTGCCGCGAGGTGTACAG GTGCGACAGTGCCGGCGAAGATGGCACTTGGCGTTTGGCGCCGATTCGCTGTGCCGGCGGCCTGGCATTCGATGTTCTGCGCCAACTTTGCGATTGGAAGTCGAATGTGAAGTCCTGCGATGTGCTCGAGA AGCCCCGCAAGGCCAAGCCCATCCTGAAGACGGACGAGCCCATCTGTCCCGAGGGAAAGCTGTCCTGCGGCGACGGCGAGTGCCTGGACAAGGAGCTCTTCTGCAACGGCAAGTCCGACTGCAAGGACGAGTCCGATGAGAACGCCTGCT CTGTCGATGAGGATCCCAACCGCGCCCCCGAATGCGATCCGACGCAGTGCGCCCTGCCCGACTGCTTCTGCTCGGCGGACGGAACCCGCATCCCCGGCGGCATTGAGCCTCAGCAGGTGCCCCAGATGATTACGATCACCTTCAACGGCGCCGTCAACGTGGACAACATCGACCTGTACGAGGACATCTTCAACGGACAGCGCCAGAACCCCAACGGTTGCTCCATCAAGGGCACCTTCTTCGTGTCCCACAAGTACACCAACTACTCGGCGGTGCAGGACCTTCACCGTCGCGGTCACGAGATCTCCGTGTTCTCGCTGACGCACAAGGATGATCCCAACTACTGGACCGGCGGCAGCTACGACGACTGGCTGGCCGAGATGGCCGGCTCCCGACTGATCGTGGAGCGCTTCGCCAACATCACCGACGGCTCCATCATCGGCATGCGGGCTCCCTACCTCCGCGTGGGCGGCAACAAGCAGTTCGAGATGATGGCCGACCAGTTCTTCGTGTACGACGCCTCCATCACCGCCTCCCTGGGCCGCGTGCCCATCTGGCCATACACCCTGTACTTCCGCATGCCACACAAGTGCAACGGCAACGCCCACAACTGCCCATCGAGGAGCCACCCCGTGTGGGAGATGGTCATGAACGAGCTGGACCGGCGCGACGACCCCACCTTCGACGAGTCCCTGCCCGGTTGCCACATGGTGGACTCCTGCTCCAACGTGGCCAGCGGCGACCAGTTCGCCCGCCTGCTGCGCCACAACTTCAACCGCCACTACAATAGCAACCGCGCTCCACTTGGACTCCACTTCCACGCCTCGTGGCTGAAGTCGAAGAAGGAGTACCGCGACGAGCTCATCAAGTTCATCGAGGAGATGCTCGGCCGCAACGACGTGTTCTTCGTGACCAACCTACAGGTGATCCAGTGGATGCAGAACCCCACCGAGCTGAACTCGCTGCGCGACTTCCAGGAGTGGAAGGAGAAGTGCGACGTCAAGGGTCAGCCCTACTGCTCCCTGCCCAACGCGTGTCCCCTGACAACCAGGGAGCTGCCCGGCGAGACGCTGCGCCTCTTCACGTGCATGGAGTGCCCCAACAACTACCCCTGGATCCTGGATCCCACCGGCGATGGCTTCTCCGTTTAA